The Herbaspirillum sp. DW155 genomic interval CACACCCGCGGAACTGCCGTCTCGTTCGGCGATTTTGGTCTGAAGGCAACCGGCCGCGGCCGTATCACTGCCCGTCAGATCGAAGCTGCTCGTCGTGCGATGACCCGTCACATCAAGCGCGGTGGTCGTATCTGGATCCGCGTCTTCCCGGACAAGCCAATTTCCCAGAAGCCTGCAGAAGTGCGTATGGGTAACGGCAAGGGTAATCCGGAGTACTACGTGGCTGAAATCCAGCCGGGTAAGGTACTGTACGAGATGGACGGTGTGGACGAAGCCCTGGCGCGCGAGGCGTTCCGTTTGGCTGCTGCCAAATTGCCGCTGTCGACGACTTTCGTTGTTCGCCAAGTCGGTCAATAATTAGGAGCGGAACATGAAAGCATCTGAACTCCGCGGTAAGGACAAGGCAGGACTGGAAAAGGAACTGGGCGAGCTGTTGAAAGCTCAGTTCAGCCTGCGCATGCAAATTGCGACCCAGCAACTGAACAATACCGCACAGCTGAAGAAGGTACGTCGCGACATCGCACGTGTGAAAACTGTGATCAACTCGAAGGATGGCCAACAATGAACGATCAAGTGAAACAAGCGCTCAAGCGCACGCTGATTGGCAAAGTTGTGTCGGACAAGATGGATAAGACCGTCACTGTCGAAATCGAGCGTCAAATGAAGCACCCGCTGTACGGCAAGATCATCAAGCGCACCAA includes:
- the rpsQ gene encoding 30S ribosomal protein S17, producing MNDQVKQALKRTLIGKVVSDKMDKTVTVEIERQMKHPLYGKIIKRTKKYHAHDEQNSAKAGDVVEITESRPISKTKAWTVTRVVQEAQIV
- the rpmC gene encoding 50S ribosomal protein L29, which gives rise to MKASELRGKDKAGLEKELGELLKAQFSLRMQIATQQLNNTAQLKKVRRDIARVKTVINSKDGQQ
- the rplP gene encoding 50S ribosomal protein L16 — its product is MLQPARRKYRKEQKGRNTGISHTRGTAVSFGDFGLKATGRGRITARQIEAARRAMTRHIKRGGRIWIRVFPDKPISQKPAEVRMGNGKGNPEYYVAEIQPGKVLYEMDGVDEALAREAFRLAAAKLPLSTTFVVRQVGQ